The proteins below are encoded in one region of Holophagaceae bacterium:
- a CDS encoding hydroxyacid dehydrogenase: protein MLILIADAFDPSLPGRLAQFGEVTQDMARLKEANVLLIRSKTKVTKEVVDQAPALKLVIRGGVGLDNVDREACKARDIVVKNTPQASSVSVAELTMALMLAVPNCLVEAHNSMKDGKWLKKELKRTELKDKTLVIVGMGLIGQEVAKRAHAFSMNVIGVDPFILGSALASEVAARLDEVLERADYISLHTPLTDVTKGLINKQHLDLMKDGVVIINTCRGKVVVEEDLANALKSGKVGAYATDVYYNDPPDAASPLLSAPNVLMTPHIGGSTKENLLRIGNIVVDILTRFGK, encoded by the coding sequence ATGCTGATCCTCATCGCAGATGCCTTCGATCCCAGCCTTCCGGGACGGTTGGCCCAGTTCGGAGAAGTCACCCAGGACATGGCCCGCCTCAAGGAGGCCAACGTGCTGCTCATCCGCTCCAAGACCAAGGTCACCAAAGAGGTGGTGGACCAGGCCCCGGCCCTCAAGCTCGTGATCCGGGGCGGGGTGGGCCTGGACAACGTGGACCGGGAAGCCTGCAAGGCCCGCGACATCGTGGTGAAGAACACCCCCCAGGCTTCCAGTGTGTCCGTGGCCGAGCTCACCATGGCGCTGATGCTGGCGGTGCCGAACTGCCTCGTCGAAGCCCACAACAGCATGAAGGACGGCAAGTGGCTTAAAAAGGAGCTGAAGCGCACGGAACTGAAGGACAAGACCCTCGTGATCGTCGGCATGGGACTCATCGGGCAGGAAGTGGCCAAGCGGGCCCACGCCTTCAGCATGAACGTCATCGGCGTGGATCCCTTCATCCTGGGCTCCGCCCTGGCCAGCGAGGTGGCCGCGCGGCTCGATGAGGTGCTCGAAAGGGCCGACTACATCTCCTTGCACACGCCGTTGACCGATGTGACCAAGGGTCTGATCAACAAGCAGCACCTCGACCTGATGAAGGACGGCGTCGTCATCATCAACACCTGCCGGGGCAAGGTGGTGGTGGAGGAGGATCTCGCGAACGCCCTGAAATCCGGAAAGGTGGGGGCCTACGCCACCGACGTGTACTACAACGATCCGCCCGATGCCGCCTCGCCTCTGCTGAGCGCCCCGAACGTGCTGATGACGCCCCACATCGGCGGCAGCACCAAGGAGAACCTGCTCCGCATCGGCAACATCGTCGTGGACATCCTCACCAGGTTTGGAAAATAG
- a CDS encoding class I SAM-dependent methyltransferase: MLPPSLSIPEAIASAQARVMRTSHRGARWMGGYARMKVERDWIYAQLCERIPPGARVLDLGAGMGLLGLVLEERKQGHAVHGIEWDGRKVAFARRLALSGSACLVHQGDILKDPWPPSDIVVLVDVLHYFPEQIQKELLHRIAHHLESGGMLLMRVMDREAKGRAWLTRLMERLAVSLKWNRAPDLHWRGIREILADLSAAGLQPALGASDSRLLDGNCLVIASKP, from the coding sequence ATGCTCCCTCCTTCGCTGTCCATCCCAGAGGCCATCGCCTCCGCCCAGGCGCGTGTCATGCGGACTTCCCACCGGGGAGCGCGCTGGATGGGCGGCTACGCCAGGATGAAGGTCGAGCGGGACTGGATCTACGCCCAATTGTGCGAGCGGATCCCCCCTGGGGCACGGGTGCTGGATCTGGGTGCTGGAATGGGCCTGTTGGGGCTGGTGCTCGAGGAGCGCAAGCAAGGCCACGCGGTGCACGGCATCGAATGGGATGGCCGGAAAGTGGCCTTCGCGCGACGGTTGGCCCTGTCCGGATCAGCCTGCCTGGTTCACCAGGGCGACATTCTCAAGGATCCATGGCCACCGTCGGATATCGTGGTGCTCGTCGATGTGTTGCATTATTTTCCAGAACAGATCCAGAAGGAGCTGCTCCATCGGATCGCGCATCACCTGGAATCCGGCGGAATGCTGCTCATGAGGGTCATGGACCGCGAAGCCAAGGGCAGGGCATGGCTCACCCGCCTGATGGAACGGCTCGCTGTGTCGCTGAAATGGAACCGTGCGCCGGACCTGCATTGGCGTGGCATCCGCGAGATCCTGGCGGATCTTTCGGCTGCAGGTTTACAACCCGCCCTCGGTGCATCGGATTCCCGGCTGCTGGACGGCAATTGCCTGGTCATCGCTTCGAAGCCTTGA
- a CDS encoding four helix bundle protein, with translation MIREPESLKVHALADALALDIHRATTSLPELERLIFGAQLRGASLAALLHIRAGCAKPAAEAFLSELEESASAAAQCHYLLTLARRVGMLPEAECGKLEEQALHLVRSLLMLMKAERSRQRNRALKAEPVVVA, from the coding sequence ATGATCCGTGAACCTGAAAGCCTTAAAGTCCATGCCCTGGCGGATGCGCTGGCTCTGGACATCCACCGCGCCACCACTTCCCTTCCTGAACTGGAGCGGCTGATCTTCGGCGCCCAGTTGCGGGGAGCCTCCCTCGCCGCGCTCCTGCATATCCGCGCCGGGTGCGCCAAGCCAGCCGCGGAAGCCTTCCTGTCGGAGCTGGAGGAGTCCGCCTCGGCCGCCGCCCAATGCCACTACCTGCTCACCCTGGCGCGCCGGGTCGGGATGCTGCCCGAAGCGGAGTGCGGGAAGCTGGAAGAACAGGCTCTCCACCTGGTGCGTTCCCTTCTGATGCTCATGAAGGCTGAACGCAGCCGGCAAAGGAACCGGGCCCTGAAGGCGGAACCAGTGGTGGTGGCCTGA
- a CDS encoding DUF1015 domain-containing protein has protein sequence MSQLKPFRAHRPRPDLAAQVAAVPYDVVNTQEARALAEGNPHSFLHVGRPEIDLPDQTDIHADEVYAKGVSNLKQLIENGTLVQEDAPCLYVYQQRMGGHVQAGLVGLCSVSEYETGAIKRHEFTRQDKEDDRTRHVTEQAANAEPVFLAYRAVPYIDHIVDDVRKGPPVYDVVTPDGIGHTVWVIHDETVVRELVNLFNGVPALYIADGHHRTAAAIRYGQARRKAAAGASGDEPFESFMAVVFPHDQLKIMDYNRVVKDLNGLDPDAFIAKVKEKFEVAISAHRSPQEPNTFGMYLGGTWYGLRAKPGSFPASDPVRGLDVSILQENLLAPILGIQDPRTDTRIDFVGGIRGMDELERRVKEGYAVAFSLYPTSLTQLMSVADAGEVMPPKSTWFEPKLRSGLLVRMYEG, from the coding sequence ATGTCGCAGTTGAAGCCCTTTCGAGCCCACCGCCCCCGGCCCGACCTCGCCGCCCAGGTGGCGGCGGTGCCTTACGATGTGGTGAACACCCAGGAGGCGCGCGCGCTGGCGGAGGGCAATCCCCACTCCTTCCTCCATGTGGGCCGCCCGGAGATCGACCTGCCGGACCAGACGGACATCCACGCGGACGAGGTCTATGCCAAGGGCGTGTCCAATCTGAAGCAGCTCATCGAGAATGGCACCCTCGTCCAGGAGGACGCGCCTTGCCTTTACGTCTACCAGCAGCGCATGGGCGGCCACGTCCAGGCCGGGCTCGTGGGATTGTGCTCGGTATCCGAGTACGAGACGGGCGCCATCAAGCGCCATGAGTTCACGCGCCAGGACAAGGAGGACGACCGCACCCGCCACGTCACCGAACAGGCCGCCAATGCCGAGCCCGTGTTCCTGGCCTACCGCGCCGTTCCCTACATCGACCATATCGTGGACGATGTGCGGAAGGGCCCGCCGGTCTATGACGTGGTCACGCCCGACGGCATCGGCCATACCGTGTGGGTCATCCACGATGAAACCGTGGTCCGGGAACTGGTGAACCTGTTCAATGGCGTTCCCGCGCTCTACATCGCCGACGGCCACCACCGCACCGCGGCCGCCATCCGCTACGGCCAGGCCCGCCGAAAGGCTGCGGCTGGCGCCTCCGGCGACGAACCCTTCGAGAGCTTCATGGCCGTGGTCTTCCCCCACGACCAGCTCAAGATCATGGACTACAACCGCGTGGTGAAGGATCTGAACGGACTCGACCCGGACGCCTTCATCGCCAAAGTGAAGGAGAAGTTCGAGGTGGCCATCTCCGCCCACCGCAGCCCCCAAGAACCCAACACCTTCGGCATGTACCTGGGCGGCACCTGGTACGGATTGAGGGCCAAGCCGGGCAGCTTTCCCGCGTCCGACCCGGTGCGCGGCCTCGACGTCAGCATCCTGCAGGAGAACCTGCTGGCGCCGATCCTCGGCATCCAGGATCCCCGGACCGACACCCGCATCGATTTCGTGGGGGGCATCCGCGGCATGGATGAATTGGAGCGCCGGGTGAAGGAAGGCTATGCCGTCGCCTTCTCGCTCTATCCAACGTCGCTCACCCAGCTCATGTCCGTGGCCGACGCCGGTGAAGTCATGCCGCCGAAATCCACCTGGTTCGAACCCAAGCTGCGCTCGGGCCTGCTGGTGCGGATGTACGAAGGCTGA
- a CDS encoding response regulator: MALPRSPSPEPDKATLKTVLFVEDEVSTLRFYSAGLRGLHEFKFLLAENGQQALDALKANNVDVVVTDLNMPVMDGFTLITRLTAKYPSIPVLVVSGLPEPKAGQEALNLGAIRILSKPPRLSVLMEEIRAAAQRKAEGLVKGISLGSLLQLLNWEQKTCTLTVRSNGRVGMVYLRQGEVVSAAYREHEGIVAAYEILSWDRPEIEFVEACRMDRIIDLPVAELLMNVAMITDQAARTQTGAEHEEGRP, translated from the coding sequence ATGGCACTTCCCCGCAGCCCCTCCCCCGAGCCGGACAAAGCTACGCTGAAAACCGTCCTCTTCGTGGAGGACGAGGTCAGCACCTTGCGTTTCTACAGCGCAGGACTCCGGGGATTGCACGAATTCAAGTTCCTGCTGGCGGAAAACGGGCAACAGGCCCTGGATGCGCTGAAGGCCAACAATGTGGATGTGGTGGTCACGGACCTGAACATGCCTGTCATGGACGGTTTCACGCTCATCACGCGCCTGACGGCCAAGTACCCCTCCATCCCGGTGCTGGTGGTATCGGGGCTGCCGGAACCCAAGGCGGGCCAGGAGGCCTTGAATCTGGGCGCCATCCGCATCCTGTCCAAACCCCCGCGCCTTTCGGTGTTGATGGAAGAGATCCGGGCCGCGGCGCAGCGCAAGGCCGAGGGCCTGGTCAAGGGCATCAGCCTCGGCAGCCTCCTGCAATTGCTCAACTGGGAACAGAAGACCTGCACCCTCACGGTCCGCAGCAATGGGCGGGTCGGTATGGTGTACCTGCGCCAGGGCGAGGTGGTGAGCGCCGCCTACCGCGAACACGAGGGCATCGTCGCCGCCTACGAAATCCTCTCCTGGGACCGCCCGGAAATCGAATTCGTCGAGGCCTGCCGCATGGACCGGATCATCGACCTGCCGGTGGCGGAACTGCTCATGAACGTGGCGATGATCACCGACCAGGCCGCCCGCACGCAGACCGGCGCGGAGCACGAGGAAGGCCGCCCATGA
- the radC gene encoding DNA repair protein RadC produces MRIVDLSADQRPRERLLAGHGEGLSEAEVLALLWGTGQKGKNAVELAQELLTRTGGLSGLLQQGLQDWISQQGVGPAKACQLWAAQELCRRSQRATVRPRINSPKAAGAYLMPRCQGYAEERFGLLALNAKGDLLAERILSQGTSTATLISPREFFREALRFGATSALAFHNHPSGDPSPSREDIQLTRRLRTAGESLGVALADHLILGCESFHSFRAAEGWDRE; encoded by the coding sequence ATGCGCATCGTGGATCTTTCCGCCGATCAAAGACCCCGTGAACGCCTCCTGGCAGGCCACGGCGAAGGCCTGAGCGAGGCCGAAGTCCTGGCTCTTTTGTGGGGCACGGGCCAGAAGGGAAAAAATGCGGTGGAGCTGGCCCAGGAACTGCTCACCCGCACGGGCGGACTCTCGGGCTTGCTCCAGCAAGGGCTCCAGGATTGGATTTCCCAGCAAGGAGTCGGTCCGGCCAAAGCCTGCCAGCTCTGGGCCGCCCAGGAACTCTGCCGCCGCTCACAACGCGCCACGGTGCGCCCCCGGATCAATTCGCCCAAGGCCGCCGGGGCCTATTTGATGCCCCGCTGCCAGGGCTACGCGGAAGAACGGTTCGGCCTGCTGGCCTTGAACGCGAAAGGCGACCTGCTCGCCGAGCGCATCCTCAGCCAGGGCACCAGCACCGCGACCCTCATCAGTCCCCGGGAGTTCTTCCGCGAAGCTCTGCGTTTCGGCGCCACCTCCGCGCTTGCATTCCACAACCATCCCAGCGGCGATCCCTCACCCAGCCGCGAGGACATCCAATTGACGCGCCGGTTGAGGACCGCGGGCGAAAGCCTGGGCGTGGCGCTGGCAGACCATCTGATCCTCGGGTGCGAGAGCTTCCACAGCTTCCGCGCCGCCGAGGGCTGGGACCGGGAGTAG
- a CDS encoding helix-hairpin-helix domain-containing protein → MNITLSTLTRALVVAMALPLAAAGVRTAKAKTSAPQHPINLNSATVTELMQLPKVGAKTAELIVKFRKEHGGFRRSEELMNVKGIGEKSFVKLKPYLNVGAGGANALEAAPTPAKAAAPAKASRPNSASAQK, encoded by the coding sequence ATGAACATCACACTCTCCACCCTCACCCGCGCCCTCGTCGTTGCGATGGCCCTTCCCTTGGCGGCTGCCGGGGTCCGAACGGCCAAGGCCAAGACGTCGGCTCCTCAGCACCCCATCAACCTCAACAGCGCGACGGTCACGGAGCTGATGCAGCTGCCCAAGGTCGGCGCGAAGACCGCCGAACTCATCGTCAAATTCCGCAAAGAGCACGGCGGGTTCCGCCGCTCCGAGGAACTGATGAATGTGAAGGGCATCGGCGAGAAGTCCTTCGTCAAGCTCAAGCCCTACCTCAACGTGGGCGCCGGCGGTGCCAATGCGCTGGAAGCGGCTCCAACCCCGGCCAAGGCGGCTGCCCCCGCCAAGGCTTCCCGCCCCAACTCCGCCTCGGCGCAGAAGTAG
- a CDS encoding DUF1624 domain-containing protein encodes MNQALWEDCAPSKRCDWVDQLRGWAVLVMMEVHCVNVWLDLGRRPDWLNYLNGLVAPSFLMCAGFSLVLSTFRSDGTLRPFKDSFKRYLFILACAYALHAPGLTLAEWTVLATQHKWRELFKIDVMQCIVYSLLILQGLARALKRPRIFTFVALALAIYIPFVAPYLWAHGMADGLWLPVRGLFNGNADRGVQALFPLFPWFAFVGFGAFLGGAYRWARQEENSEGKASWTEGRFLAALFIAGLALWAWGSHAKADWLWKGTWVQDPGTKAWLLNGQWSWNELKSLHNTTLPSVADRLGWICMGGACFGLIEGYRRKLKGANWIGAASKESLLLYMLHLNLIFGLLLAQPVLAITGLDWNTQGWPMTLLLTALVIGANIAVALWWQRVRKDAERMRQLQHLAVSALAIWFLAGGWWTFRYYLRSPELAREPYVFLNAARARKLLPSTPDGLTRNADEYFREAERRRVKLSDEAKVKIREQIERRGN; translated from the coding sequence ATGAACCAAGCCCTCTGGGAAGACTGCGCGCCCTCCAAACGCTGCGACTGGGTGGACCAGCTGCGGGGCTGGGCCGTGCTGGTGATGATGGAAGTCCATTGCGTGAATGTGTGGCTGGACCTGGGCCGGCGGCCGGACTGGCTCAACTACCTGAACGGCTTGGTGGCGCCCAGTTTCCTCATGTGCGCGGGCTTCAGCCTGGTGCTTTCCACCTTCCGGTCCGACGGCACGCTCCGGCCCTTCAAAGACAGCTTCAAGCGCTACCTCTTCATCCTGGCCTGCGCCTACGCGCTGCACGCGCCGGGCCTGACGCTGGCGGAATGGACCGTGCTCGCCACGCAGCACAAATGGCGGGAGCTGTTCAAGATCGACGTGATGCAGTGCATCGTCTATTCGCTGTTGATCCTCCAGGGATTGGCGAGGGCCTTGAAACGGCCGCGGATCTTCACCTTCGTGGCGCTGGCCTTGGCCATCTACATTCCCTTCGTGGCTCCCTACCTCTGGGCCCATGGCATGGCGGATGGGCTCTGGCTGCCGGTCCGCGGGCTGTTCAACGGCAATGCCGACCGCGGAGTGCAGGCGCTCTTCCCGCTCTTTCCATGGTTCGCCTTCGTGGGATTCGGCGCGTTCCTCGGGGGCGCCTACCGCTGGGCGCGGCAGGAGGAGAACTCGGAAGGCAAGGCTTCCTGGACCGAGGGGCGCTTCCTGGCCGCGCTGTTCATAGCGGGCTTGGCCCTGTGGGCCTGGGGCAGCCATGCCAAGGCGGACTGGCTCTGGAAGGGGACCTGGGTCCAGGATCCCGGCACCAAGGCCTGGCTGTTGAATGGCCAGTGGTCCTGGAACGAGTTGAAGAGCCTGCACAACACGACGCTGCCCAGCGTGGCGGACCGCCTGGGCTGGATCTGCATGGGCGGAGCTTGCTTCGGATTGATCGAGGGATACCGCCGCAAGCTGAAGGGCGCGAACTGGATCGGCGCGGCCAGCAAGGAATCCCTGCTGCTTTACATGCTGCACCTGAACTTGATTTTCGGACTGCTCCTGGCCCAGCCCGTGCTGGCCATCACGGGCCTGGATTGGAACACCCAGGGTTGGCCGATGACGCTCCTCCTGACGGCCCTGGTCATCGGCGCCAACATCGCAGTTGCCCTGTGGTGGCAGCGGGTCCGCAAGGACGCTGAGCGCATGAGGCAGCTCCAGCACCTGGCCGTTTCGGCCCTGGCCATCTGGTTCCTGGCCGGGGGCTGGTGGACCTTCCGCTACTACCTGCGCAGCCCCGAGCTGGCCCGGGAGCCCTATGTGTTCCTCAACGCCGCCAGGGCCCGGAAGCTGCTTCCGTCCACGCCCGACGGCCTGACTCGAAATGCCGACGAATATTTCCGCGAAGCCGAACGCCGGCGCGTGAAGCTCAGTGATGAGGCCAAAGTCAAGATCAGGGAACAAATTGAGCGCAGGGGAAATTAG
- a CDS encoding HlyC/CorC family transporter: MTDPSSSNIHFWLGFAVAALLIYRAGMATLLAAFHSLSSVQRRRLLEEEAIADPVLAGLMARPLILRMSLGFWSQILLALLLLFIWPFHGILPGGGWALAASALVYLWALDLALPTLLTCRNPAAWIVRLFPIYAPFHRLLFPLVAPIARVIERQRQEQELARDADDEDATEDAVTALLEEGEAEGILEETDSALIRNVVSFGDTVVREVMTPRTALVALPADASAGEAWSAFRKSRHSRIPLYDGGIDKVVGVLLLKDLLQHSESQALDLRGLMKPAQFVPESKPIEELLRDLQRARAQMAIVIDEFGGVSGLVTVEDLLEEVFGEIRDEHEGAVDIMEQEPGVFIVSGKVHVEDLEQRMGLSFERDGFDTVAGLVMARLGRVPEAGDQVAVEGARLTVMRMKGPRILQVRVERTAEAAPGC, encoded by the coding sequence GTGACCGATCCAAGCAGCAGCAACATCCATTTCTGGCTGGGCTTCGCCGTGGCCGCGCTCCTGATCTACCGCGCCGGCATGGCTACCTTGCTGGCGGCCTTCCATTCCCTGTCCTCGGTGCAGCGGCGCAGGCTGCTGGAGGAAGAGGCCATCGCGGACCCGGTGCTGGCGGGGCTGATGGCGCGGCCGCTGATCCTGCGCATGAGCCTTGGCTTTTGGAGCCAGATCCTGCTCGCCCTGCTGCTGCTGTTCATCTGGCCCTTCCATGGCATCCTGCCCGGCGGCGGATGGGCCCTGGCCGCTTCGGCCCTGGTCTATCTCTGGGCCCTCGATCTGGCCCTGCCGACGCTGCTGACCTGCCGGAATCCGGCGGCCTGGATCGTCCGGCTGTTCCCCATCTACGCGCCGTTCCACCGCCTCCTGTTTCCACTGGTGGCGCCGATCGCCCGGGTCATCGAGCGCCAGCGGCAGGAACAGGAATTGGCGCGGGATGCGGACGACGAGGACGCGACCGAGGACGCCGTGACGGCGCTGCTGGAAGAAGGGGAAGCCGAGGGCATCCTCGAAGAGACCGACAGCGCCCTCATCCGCAATGTCGTGAGCTTCGGCGACACCGTGGTGCGGGAAGTGATGACGCCCAGGACGGCCCTGGTGGCCCTCCCCGCCGATGCGTCCGCGGGCGAAGCCTGGTCCGCCTTCCGGAAAAGCCGCCACTCGCGGATCCCGCTTTATGACGGAGGGATCGACAAGGTCGTGGGGGTGCTGCTGCTGAAGGACCTGCTGCAGCATTCCGAGTCCCAGGCCCTGGATCTGCGAGGCCTCATGAAGCCGGCCCAGTTCGTCCCCGAGAGCAAGCCCATCGAGGAATTGCTGCGGGACCTCCAACGGGCCCGCGCTCAGATGGCCATCGTCATCGATGAATTCGGCGGCGTGTCGGGCCTCGTCACCGTGGAGGATCTGCTGGAGGAAGTCTTCGGCGAGATCCGGGACGAGCACGAGGGCGCCGTGGACATCATGGAGCAGGAGCCGGGCGTGTTCATCGTCTCGGGCAAGGTCCACGTGGAAGATCTGGAACAGCGCATGGGGCTTTCCTTCGAGCGCGATGGCTTCGACACGGTGGCGGGCCTCGTCATGGCCCGCCTGGGCCGGGTCCCGGAGGCAGGCGACCAGGTGGCCGTCGAAGGCGCGAGGCTCACGGTGATGCGCATGAAAGGCCCCCGGATCCTCCAGGTGCGGGTGGAGCGGACCGCTGAGGCCGCGCCCGGATGCTGA
- the serC gene encoding 3-phosphoserine/phosphohydroxythreonine transaminase, whose translation MTHRVINFYAGPAGLPLPALERAQEELLDFAGTGMSVMEVSHRSKEYEAVHNEAIALTKELMNIPRNYKVLLLQGGAHLSFGMIPLNLLRGGRKADYIVTGNWAEKAYKEAKLVGGENVRLAGSSKDLKFARLPKAEELNIGQDSGFVHFTSNNTVEGTQWKEFPKTDKPYVCDMSSDIMWRPFDVSNFGLIYAGAQKNLGPSGVTVTIIREDFLELCEAQDLPSYLRYKIHAEKDSLYNTPPTFGIYLLRNVLAYNKSIGGLSAIEANNQQKASLLYGCIDKHPGFYKGFVTEKADRSVMNVDFFMPTEDLTATFVSETKKAGMVGLKGYRDIGGIRVSTYNAVSVKDVETLVDFMEEFVRKNG comes from the coding sequence ATGACCCATCGCGTGATCAACTTCTACGCCGGCCCCGCCGGGTTGCCCCTGCCCGCCCTGGAGCGCGCCCAGGAGGAACTGCTCGACTTCGCCGGAACGGGCATGTCCGTCATGGAAGTCAGCCACCGTTCCAAGGAGTACGAGGCGGTGCACAACGAGGCCATCGCCCTCACCAAAGAACTGATGAACATCCCCAGAAACTACAAGGTGCTGCTGCTCCAGGGCGGAGCGCATCTCTCCTTCGGCATGATCCCGCTGAACCTCCTGCGGGGCGGCCGCAAGGCCGACTACATCGTCACGGGCAACTGGGCGGAGAAGGCCTACAAGGAAGCCAAGCTCGTGGGCGGGGAAAATGTTCGATTGGCGGGTTCAAGCAAGGATTTGAAATTCGCCCGCCTGCCCAAGGCCGAGGAGCTGAACATAGGCCAGGACAGCGGTTTCGTGCACTTCACGTCCAACAACACCGTGGAAGGCACGCAGTGGAAGGAGTTCCCGAAGACCGACAAGCCTTATGTCTGCGACATGAGCTCGGACATCATGTGGCGGCCCTTTGATGTGTCGAACTTCGGCCTGATCTACGCCGGGGCCCAGAAGAACCTCGGTCCTTCTGGCGTCACCGTGACGATCATCCGTGAGGATTTCCTGGAGCTGTGCGAGGCCCAGGACCTGCCCAGCTACCTGCGCTACAAGATCCACGCGGAGAAGGACAGCCTCTACAACACGCCCCCGACCTTCGGCATCTACCTTCTGCGGAACGTGCTGGCCTACAACAAGTCCATCGGCGGACTTTCGGCCATCGAGGCCAACAACCAGCAGAAGGCCAGCCTGCTCTACGGCTGCATCGACAAGCACCCGGGCTTCTACAAGGGCTTCGTCACCGAAAAGGCCGACCGCTCCGTCATGAACGTGGACTTCTTCATGCCCACCGAAGACCTCACCGCCACCTTCGTCAGCGAAACCAAGAAGGCCGGCATGGTGGGCCTCAAGGGCTACCGCGACATCGGTGGCATCCGCGTAAGCACCTACAACGCCGTGAGCGTGAAGGACGTGGAAACCCTCGTGGACTTCATGGAAGAGTTCGTGAGGAAGAACGGATAG